The region ATAGCCAGGCCAACACCGGTGCTGAAACTGCTGAACTTTTCACCCAATTTCAGGAAGATTATCAGCAATATCAATTACTAAAAAGAAAATTTGAGGAATACGAGGGAACCTTTAAGGACCTTAATTCCGAAGAACTTTTATTTAAAGCCTATAAGCTAGGGGAATTCTCATTTCTGGATTATTACCGGGAAGTTGAATTTTACCGGCAGGCCTATAACAAGAAGCTGGAGATGGAGAAAGAACTCCTTCAGTTAAAAGCAACATTATTAAAACATCAATTATAATCTAAAATTAAACATTATGAATTTCAAGAACTTATTTTTTGCAGCCCTATTAATATTCAGTTTTTCAGCATGTAGAGAAACCGTTAACGAAGAGCATGGCCATGAGCATGAAGAAGGTGCTGAGGCTCACGCTCATGAAGAAGAACATGGACACGCTCACGATGAGGAAGGTAATCATATGAACGAGGAGCATATGGAGCAGGAAGAATTTAAGGTAGGAGAAGATGATATGGAAATGCATGAGGAATCTGAGCATCATACGCATGATGACGGAACCGAGCATGAGGATCATTAAAATTAGAATTTTGAACATGAAATATTTATATATAGCATGCATCTCGCTTTTTCTTTTATCCTGCGGAAACAACGAGGAGGAAGATCACGCACATGATGCAGAAGGAAACCATGTAAGTTCTGGAGTTCCTGCGATTAATAAAACTATCTGGACAGACCAGACGGAGCTATTTGTAGAATTCCCGGCCTTAGTGGAAGGTAGAACCAGCAAATTTGCAGCCCATTTTACTGTATTAGATAAACATCAACCTGTTCGCGAAGGTTCAGTTACAGTGAGTCTTATTAAAGAAGAGACTGGCATTCGCCATAAGGTGGATTCCCCTTCATCTCCGGGAATTTTTTCTCCGGCCTTACAGCCGAAAGAACCCGGGACTTATGATCTGGTTTTTGATCTGAAAACTCCTGAGTATTCAGACAGGATTGTTATTAAAGATATTCAGGTTTATGCCTCAGCTGCAGAAGCTTCAGAAAATGTAGCGGAAGCAGAAGATGGCGGTATCAGCTTTTTAAAGGAACAGGCCTGGAAGATCGATTTTCAGACGGAGCCTGTCACTAAGGGAGAAGTTTATGATGTAGTTCATACTTCCGGAGTCTGGCAAGCTGCCCCTGGCACATACAAAACCTTAGCGGCCGGAGCCAATGGGATGGTGAATTTTGTTTCAGACAACCTAACAGAGGGAACCGAAGTGAAAAAAGGTCAGCTCTTAATGAATCTTAGTAGTGAAGGGCTTTCTTCTAATAATGTCCAGGCAGAGATTGCGCAGGCTAAAGCACGATATGATCAGGCGAAAGCTGAATATGAGCGAAAAAAAGAACTTTATGAAGACAAGATCGTTCCCAAAGCGGAATTCGAAAAGGTAGAAAGTGATTTTCGCGTAGCCGAGGCCAATTACCGTGCCCTTGGCTCCAATTACGGAGCAGGGGGGAAGCAAATCAGAGCTCCTTTTGATGGTTTTATAAAATCCATCAGTACTTCTAATGGAAGCTATGTGGAACAGGGAGCTAACCTGGTAACCATTGGAACGGATAGATCCCGACTATTGAAAACGCAGTTAAGCGCGTCAAACAATCCAACTAAAGAATCTATCGCTAATGTCTGGTACAGGAGTGATAATGGAGACTGGAATGAAGTAGAAGGATCAGGCAGTGCTGTTATTTCAGTAGGTAAAGAAGTGGAAGATCGCAAACCGATGATTCCGGTGTATATCAAAGTGGAAGATGTTGTTGAAATGCCTGAAGGTAGTTTTACGGAAGTTCAGATCGCCCTGGGTGAAGCTAAAACTGGAGTTGTGGTGCCTGAAGCTGCTTTACTAGAAGATTACGGCAATTATTCGGTGATCGTACAAACCGGAGGTGAAAGTTTCGAAAGACGACCTGTAAAGATCGGCAAGCGAAATGGAAAGAAGGCACAGGTGCTTAGCGGACTTGAGGATGGAGAAGTTGTGGTAACCACAGGTTTTTACCAGGTGAAGATGGCTTCTATGTCCGGTACAACCCCTGCACACGGTCATGATCATTAATCCTGAAAAAGAAATTAGATGTTAAATAAAATATTATCAATTTCGCTTCAGAACAGGCTTCTGGTTCTTCTGGTTGCAGTGATACTAAGTGCTACCGGGTTTTACCTGGCACGTAATATGAACGTGGATGTATTCCCGGATCTCACAGCACCTACAGTAACCATACTAACCGAAGCTCACGGAATGGAGTCGGAAGAGGTAGAGAAACTGGTGACCTATCAGCTTGAAACCGCGATGAATGGATCGCCAAATGTGAGAAGAATTCGTTCTTCTTCAGCAGCGGGAATTTCCATCGTTTGGGTTGAATTCGACTGGGGAACCGATATTTACAAGGCAAGACAGATCGTAAGTGAACGTATCCCGATGGTTCGTGAAAACCTACCTAGTGGGATCGGAGCACCTACCATGGCGCCTATCTCCTCAATTATGGGAGAGGTTATGCTATTGGGTGTAACTTCAGACAGTCTTAGCCCAATGGAACTAAGAACCTTATCTGACTGGCAGATCCGTCCTCGGATCAAAGCCATCGGTGGGATTGCCAACGTGGTAGTAATCGGAGGAGATTATAAGCAATATCAGGTTTTTGCCAATCCCGGTAAGATGAAATATTATAACGTAAGTCTGGAAGAGCTCACTGAGAAAGTACGGGAAGCTAATACGAATGCTCCGGGTGGTTTCCTTAATGAATATGGAAACCAGTACATTATCAAAGGTAGTGGTAGAGCTTATGCTTTAGAAGATCTTGAGGAGGCTGTTGTGAAACAGGTGAATGGCCAGGGCATCAAGATCAAAGATGTAGCTGAAGTACAGATTGGAGCTGCAGATAAGATTGGAGATGGTTCCCTGAATGCAGAACCAGCGGTTATCCTCACCATTTCTAAGCAACCTGATGTGAATACCCTGGAGCTGACTGAAAGGCTGGACGAAGCCATCGCTGAACTGGAAACCAGTCTGCCTGAAAGCGTGGAGATCAAAAGTCAGATCTTTCGCCAGGCAGATTTTATTGATGCTTCCATCAGCAATTTGAATATGACTTTGCTTGAAGGAGCATTTTTTGTAGTCGTGGTGCTTTTTATCTTCTTGATGAACTGGCGTACTACATTAATTTCATTGTTGGCAATCCCAATATCGTTACTGGTATCGATCATTGTGCTGAAAATGCTTGGGTATACCATCAACACGATGAGTTTAGGAGGTATGGCTATTGCCATTGGAGCATTGGTAGATGATGCCATTATTGATGTGGAGAACGTCTATAAACGCCTGCGTGAGAACATTCGAAAACCTAAAGCTGAAAGGCAGTCGGTAATCACCGTGGTAAGAGAAGCATCTGTGGAAATTAGAAGTTCTATCATTATTGCTACCCTTATTATTATCGTGTCTTTTGTACCGCTATTTTTCCTTGGCGGAATGGAAGGACGATTACTGAAACCACTTGGAATTGCTTTTATCACATCAGTTCTCACTTCGTTGGTAGTTGCTGTAACCGTTACTCCGGTGCTGTGTACATATCTTCTGAAAAAGGAGAAAATGTTGAAGAAGCAGGCTGAAGGAACTAAAGTTGAAAGATGGTTGGAGCAACGTTATGCAGAAACTCTAAATCGGGCACTTAAGATCCCTAAAACCGTTATCGCGGTTACTGTTATCGCTTTTTTACTGAGCATTGCACTTTTCACCCAGTTAGGAAGAAGTTTCCTTCCGGAATTTAATGAGGGATCCATGGTAATCAGCGTAGTTGGACCTCCGGGAATGTCGCTGGAAGAAAGTAATAAGACCGGAAAACAGGTAGAGCAGTTGTTGCTTGAGATGCCGGAAGTTGCTGTGGTTACCAGAAGGACAGGAAGAGCAGAACTGGACGAACACGCCCAGGGGGTGAATGCCGCTGAAATAGATGTTCCTTTTACCCTGGAAGATAAATCCAAGGAAGAATTTTTTGAAGACGTCAGAAATAAACTCAGCATTGTTCCTGGTGTAAACATCACCCTTGGACAACCTATTGCTCACCGAATAGATCATATGCTCTCTGGAACAAGAGCTAATATCGCGATCAAAATTTTTGGTCCAGATCTGCAGCAACTATATGAAATAGGCAAAAGTGTCGAGGAGAATATTAAACCTATCGATGGACTTGCCGATGTAGCTGTTGATCAGCAGATTGAAGTTCCGCAGATCAAGATCACTCCCAAACGCCAGATACTTTCTGCCTACGGAATGACCGTGGGTCAATTGATGGAGCAGGTAGATGTAGCTTTTGCAGGGCACGAAGTAGGTGAGATCTATGAGGGGCAGAAGTATTTTGACCTGGTAGTACGCTATGAAGAGGATTTCAGAAATAGCATAGAGAAAATTAAAACGGCTTTAATTGGTCTGCCCAATGGCTCACAGGTGCCGTTAGAACAGCTGGCACAGGTTTCTTCTGTAAGCAGCCCTAATAGCATAAGCCGGGAAGATGTACAGCGTAAGATCGTTGTCGCGGCTAATGTGCAGGGGCGTGATTTAAGAAGTGCGGTAGAAGAGATCCGGGAAACTGTAAATTCATCGGTGAATATTCCCGAGGGATATAGAGTACAGTATGGCGGCCAATTCGAGAGTGAGTCGAGAGCTTCACAAATGCTTTTGATCACTGCCGTAATAGCCATTTTTGTAATATTCCTGTTGTTGTATTTTGAATTCAATAATGTGAAATTAGCTTTCGTGGTGCTTATCAATTTACCGTTGGCTTTGATCGGTGGAATTTTGATCGTTTACTTTACCTCAGGAATTGTAAGTATTGCTTCCACCATTGGTTTTATAAGTCTCTTTGGGATCGCAACCAGAAACGGGATTTTACTCGTGTCGAGATATGAAGACTTGAGAAAAGAAGGTCAAAAAGGCTATGAACTTATCAAAACCGGAGCCTTAGACAGGTTGAACCCTATCTTAATGACCGCCTTTACGACAGGTCTGGCGCTTATACCACTTGCCTTAAAAGGAGGAGAACCGGGTAGTGAGATCCAAAGCCCTATGGCGGTGGTGATCCTGGGAGGATTACTTTCAGCCACAATTCTTAATTTAATAGTGATACCCTGCGTATATGACCTGGTGACCAGGAAAGAGTAATCTTGTATTCTCTATAAAAACAAAAATCCCGAGAGTGAACTTTCGGGATTTTTTTAACCTTTTTATTTAAGTAAACAGATTTTTGCCCTACTATAAAACCGCATATGCATATTTTTTTATTCTTCCAGGTTTTTGGTTTCCATATTGAGTAAACCTTTGAATTCTGGTAGCGGACGTTTCTCTTTTTCAGCTTCCGATTCAACTATTCCGTTTTCCTTTATATCATTTATTAACCACTGCATTTCCATAATTTCCCTGCGCTGCGCTTTAATGATTTCATCGGCAAGCTCTCTAACTCTCACATCCTTTATCTGAGATCGTTCACTGGTTAGAATAGCAATAGAGTGATGTGGTATCATACCTTCCATGTAGTCTGTGTCTGTAACGGTTACCTGACTTCGCACCAGC is a window of Salegentibacter salegens DNA encoding:
- a CDS encoding efflux RND transporter periplasmic adaptor subunit; protein product: MKYLYIACISLFLLSCGNNEEEDHAHDAEGNHVSSGVPAINKTIWTDQTELFVEFPALVEGRTSKFAAHFTVLDKHQPVREGSVTVSLIKEETGIRHKVDSPSSPGIFSPALQPKEPGTYDLVFDLKTPEYSDRIVIKDIQVYASAAEASENVAEAEDGGISFLKEQAWKIDFQTEPVTKGEVYDVVHTSGVWQAAPGTYKTLAAGANGMVNFVSDNLTEGTEVKKGQLLMNLSSEGLSSNNVQAEIAQAKARYDQAKAEYERKKELYEDKIVPKAEFEKVESDFRVAEANYRALGSNYGAGGKQIRAPFDGFIKSISTSNGSYVEQGANLVTIGTDRSRLLKTQLSASNNPTKESIANVWYRSDNGDWNEVEGSGSAVISVGKEVEDRKPMIPVYIKVEDVVEMPEGSFTEVQIALGEAKTGVVVPEAALLEDYGNYSVIVQTGGESFERRPVKIGKRNGKKAQVLSGLEDGEVVVTTGFYQVKMASMSGTTPAHGHDH
- a CDS encoding efflux RND transporter permease subunit, which gives rise to MLNKILSISLQNRLLVLLVAVILSATGFYLARNMNVDVFPDLTAPTVTILTEAHGMESEEVEKLVTYQLETAMNGSPNVRRIRSSSAAGISIVWVEFDWGTDIYKARQIVSERIPMVRENLPSGIGAPTMAPISSIMGEVMLLGVTSDSLSPMELRTLSDWQIRPRIKAIGGIANVVVIGGDYKQYQVFANPGKMKYYNVSLEELTEKVREANTNAPGGFLNEYGNQYIIKGSGRAYALEDLEEAVVKQVNGQGIKIKDVAEVQIGAADKIGDGSLNAEPAVILTISKQPDVNTLELTERLDEAIAELETSLPESVEIKSQIFRQADFIDASISNLNMTLLEGAFFVVVVLFIFLMNWRTTLISLLAIPISLLVSIIVLKMLGYTINTMSLGGMAIAIGALVDDAIIDVENVYKRLRENIRKPKAERQSVITVVREASVEIRSSIIIATLIIIVSFVPLFFLGGMEGRLLKPLGIAFITSVLTSLVVAVTVTPVLCTYLLKKEKMLKKQAEGTKVERWLEQRYAETLNRALKIPKTVIAVTVIAFLLSIALFTQLGRSFLPEFNEGSMVISVVGPPGMSLEESNKTGKQVEQLLLEMPEVAVVTRRTGRAELDEHAQGVNAAEIDVPFTLEDKSKEEFFEDVRNKLSIVPGVNITLGQPIAHRIDHMLSGTRANIAIKIFGPDLQQLYEIGKSVEENIKPIDGLADVAVDQQIEVPQIKITPKRQILSAYGMTVGQLMEQVDVAFAGHEVGEIYEGQKYFDLVVRYEEDFRNSIEKIKTALIGLPNGSQVPLEQLAQVSSVSSPNSISREDVQRKIVVAANVQGRDLRSAVEEIRETVNSSVNIPEGYRVQYGGQFESESRASQMLLITAVIAIFVIFLLLYFEFNNVKLAFVVLINLPLALIGGILIVYFTSGIVSIASTIGFISLFGIATRNGILLVSRYEDLRKEGQKGYELIKTGALDRLNPILMTAFTTGLALIPLALKGGEPGSEIQSPMAVVILGGLLSATILNLIVIPCVYDLVTRKE
- a CDS encoding DUF305 domain-containing protein is translated as MENKRNESKKYLKFFAMIATSMIAMFFLMYTHSYQIIDHFWFSETRLFMTMIMGGAMIIIMLGYMLNMYQNKKINTVILTFGLVLIVGSIWLVRSQVTVTDTDYMEGMIPHHSIAILTSERSQIKDVRVRELADEIIKAQRREIMEMQWLINDIKENGIVESEAEKEKRPLPEFKGLLNMETKNLEE